The genomic interval GAAGGGACACACAAGCATAAGTTCACTATTTATACCTATTGCCAGAATAGAGATAACTAAAATTAATaacaagagaaaaatataGAACAGCAAAATGGGTGGAATCAGAGCAAGCAATGAAGTAATTAACCCATTCATCGTGTtaaaaaaaatcccaaaatCCTCACTTTTATGAGCTTTACAGTGTAGTGAAACAATTCTCATTACTCTCATTCTAAATGCTCAAAACCTAGTTCAACAAGCTCATTGGCCTAAACATCATTCCAATTGTTGCTAATAATTAGAAATCCTATTACAGAACAAGCCAGAATCCTGTACAATGAAGCTTATTGAACATCCAGAATCCCCAAATTCAAGGATAATAATATCTAAGCTCGTGATCCACAGAAAGCAATAAGTTCCGCAAACATTACAGAACATAACCCAAAGAGAAACAGCAAAGCAAGCAGATTCGAGGTGACAAAGTACATTGAATTGAACGAAACTGAAAGATAACGATTTAACAAATTTGAGCAAACAGTGGTAGACGGGTATTCTATAACTAGAGACATGTAATAAAAGATGTAATAACAAGTGGGTCAATATCTGACGGAAACATCTGACAGTGCGAGGCTGCGGGTTTACCACATGACGGCGCACAAGCCTTTTCCGGTGACGGTGTGCCACCGCTTTGGCTGATGGATGGTAACGCCCTTGTAGGTTATGCCATCTCCATGTCCTCCtcccatcttcttcttcttctcctctatCGGAACAAAAGCCCTATTTCTCTCAATTCAGATTCCTGAGATGCTCGTGTTGTAGTTACACTGTGGCCTATTTTCCCAACGCCGCACTGAATCCCACCCCGAAATGCCTAAAGACAGAGTAAAGATACATCTCTGTGTGCTGGGTTTCGTAAAGGCCCGCTTGAGATGAAAAGCCCAATTATACTTTAGATGATAAGATTGCATGTTGATCAACGTGTTTTTGTTTAAATTCTTTGACAAAGGCCAATTATACTTTTTATACCCAATTCAGCGTGACTGGTTAAATTATTTGACTATGATATAGATATGTATTGACCAATACATACAGCCGGCTAAGATTGCACCTTGTAGCTGCAAGCTGTGCATATAAAATTTTTTACATTAAGGCCCCTTCATCTGGCGAAGGCGCCGAATTCAGATTTTACCAAAAATTAAAACTctaataaatattaataaaaacaattttatACATATTATGTATTTCTGTCTCATTGGCAAGAGAGCTTGCCTATTCTTGGTTAAGTTTGCAAACGTCTTGGGTTCAAGATTCAACACTCGcacttttttaaaaaaaaattctaaatcAGCATATATTATCATTTCGATCGATCATTTAATACTCTACCGGTAaaacttgttttgttttattaatGTAAAACGCTcggaaaaacaaaagaaccaTCGGTAAAACTTGTTTTGTCAATTCGGTGCTCCATCGTGTGTGCACACTGTCACAAGTTTAATTTTCTGTTTGACACACGGGCTTCTGTTTTTTATATTAGTGCATTGTTTCAGTGTCCCATTCTTACCCTCTTCTTACCATTCTCGCTCATCCGTTCTGATTTGTTGTAAGTCATTTCTTGAATCAGTTGATTGTTTTCTCCAATCATGTCTGTAAGAGATTGCAAGTGCTTACTTTCATGTTGTAGCATTGGAATCAAGATTGATGAcccattttcttttgctttcaCAAGGCATGGATTTTAACATGCAATCGTAATGCAGTATGTGCAGTACCTCAGTCCATCAAGACCCAGGCTAGGAAAGAATCAAACCCAAAGAAAATACGATCTTCTTCCCATATTGACTACACCGCATCATATATATCAGGTTACTCCTCAATGATGGAATCATCTTCAGTTCGCAtattctttgattgaatgttTGTGGTGGTTTGGCGAACATATTTTATACGAGAATGATGCCAGAGAGAGATCGATCTTGTTTCTGaatcaaaagaagaaattaattCTCGGAAGGGACTCAAGGGAGAAAAGACGAGGGAGAaacagattaaaaaaaaaatgagagaaGGATAAAAGAGGATAGCCaatgaaataatataatttaatCAAAGTAAAAAATCACTTGTCACATGCGCATTAGTCTGGTGTCTAAACACCTAAAAAAGTTGTAGGTGCATAGAATTTGTTTATGACAATACATTAGTCTCCGCTGGAAAATCTTCTTTTAGTGTCAATAGTTTTACGAGGGTGGAATGCACATCTCCCTCAAAGAATTTCCAAGTAACTATTGTGGATACACTTCTTGATAATGGAATATGTAGACAACCAATGAGGGACATATCTAGTATGAATCGTACATGGACGGTAGTTGGAGTCAGCGGCTAGCTACAGGAGAACCATGAACGGAGAACTTTTCCTTTTGAAACATTTAGAAACAACcttgttttttcttcaaaaattcTTAGAATTAGAAagcatttatttttcaattttcttatttttcttttgaattcttaaAAAATTGGTTCAAAAAATGATGCTTGTTTTTTGGGAGAATCAAAAAGGAATTCCGCTTCCATTCCAAAAATTGTTAAAAAACAAGAATCGTTGAGGTCTATCTTGTAgaggtactcaaattggatcCCCATTCATTAGATAGAGAAGATCACCAAGATTTCGTGATCCAATTATGAGTTGGGCGCTTTAACCATTCAGCCATGGATAGTGAGATTCCACAAGCGGTACTTCATTAAATAGCAAAGACTAGGAGACGCAAAACCCCCCCTATTCGCTGACATAAAAACATCTCTTGCCAAATCTTCGTGAATTGGTTAAGGGCTCTTTTACTCTAGGAAATTATACAGTTACCTCACGGGAAGGTTTTTGAACTTATAACAAAATTTATCAAATAAAATGgacttttctttcatttttcaagAAATGTGCGTTTTGGCATGTTTTGTTTATCTAAATTGGTATGCCTAAAATACTCATGtcagaaagaaaatatatgaaataaattaatatctACAAGGTTATTATGGTGaaccaaaaaatgaaaaacaaaaaatgaaaaacaaaaaataaaatagaaaaagaaaagagggcTGGAAACATGGGAGAGAGTTGGGATATTGTTTCACGCTTTCACCTACATTCAATTTTAATTGCCTACTGCGGTtcttctcaattttttttaaacagcCTTAGTGTATATGGGGGTTGTACAAGACGCGAGTAGGTTTCtgcaaaattttcttttagttttttttttccttccaaTTGTTCTCTCACCTAAGGTTTTCATCCTCCCTAATTGCAGGGTTATTCACATTGGTAGATTATAGAGTTTGATGTCTACAATTGAAGATGTGGAATTATATACAAGGGTTTCAAACCATGCATGTGAGTCTTCTCTATCCCATATCGTTGGTTTAATTTGGGTTTGAGTGAGTACATACATTGACTATTGATTGATATTTGATCACTATTTTTCTCTTCTAGAATTGTTAATGAGGACCGTATGGATTATTTTTTGAGACTTAGTGAAATTCAGTATTAATTTGCACCATATAATTCACTAAGTACTTAATTACATTGTCATGACTACAAAATACAAAGTTGCACGTGAGAGCGAGCAAGAAGGCCAGGTATAGTTCCATGAATGGTAAAAATTTACctcaagaaaaggaaaagatgAAACAATTCGTCAAACACTCTAAGTTAGTACTTTTGACCGGAAGTGAAAACGCAGGGTGACTCCGTGGTCGGCACTCCGATGATGCTGAAAGTTGGAAAGTCACACCCGAATACTTCCATACTACTAATAAGAGCAGTAAGAAAGTGCTGACGCTGTCAGCGATGATGAGCAGGCCGCCGACCGGAGGGCGGTTCAGGGAGACAGTGGACCAAAACGACACGGCGGCTCTGCTTTATTCTTCTGGAACGACAGGGGCCAGCAAAGGCGTGATGTCGTCTCACCGCAATCTGATCGCGACTGTCCGGACGGTCCTGGGGAGAATCGACGCGCAAGTACAAGATGAGTTGCAGACGTTTTTATGTACGGTTCCGATGTTCCACATCTACGGCCTGATCACGTTCGCCACCGGGATCCTTGCGTCATGGTCCACCATCGTGATCCTCTCCAGGTTCGATATGCACGACATGCTCTCGGCGATTGGGAGGTACAGAGTTACTTACCTACCCCTGGTGCCGCAGATTCTGGTGGCGCTGGTGAACGGCGCGGATGAGATAAAGTCCAAGTACGATCTAAGCTCGCTGCACTCGGCCATTTCCGGTGGGGCCCCTCTCAGCAAGGAAGTGATTGATGGGTTCTTGAAGAAGTTTCCTAAGGTCAGCATTCTTCAGGGGTATGGGCTGACAGAGTCAACGGGGATCGGAGCTTCAACGGACACGGTGGAGGAGAGCCTGAAGTACGGCACGGCGGGGAAGCTGGCGCCGAGCATGGAGGCGAAGATTGTGGACCCCGATAGCGGGAAGGCTTTAGCGCCAAATGAGACCGGTGAGCTTTGGCTCAGGGGTCCCACATCATGAAAGGTATACTTACAACTACTGTTAACGTTGACTGGCTTCCTTGACCTTACTATTTCATTCTGTCGTTTTGTGTTTGCCAATATAGGTATAGACTTTGCTTACTGTGATTTTGTCTACTAAACAAGGATAAACTAGTTCCTTAATTATAAGCAGAACAACCTCATCCTTATATGCGCGTTACTCAAATTAACTAGTAGGTAATATTGTTTAAGCGATTGGGATCGTCATTTGATAAGCTTAATCTTTGTTTCTATGTGTTGACTTTGATAGTTTAGACTAAAAAGGATGAGATTTATATTTCTACTCCACCTCAATTGCGATTAGAAGACTCCGAAGAGTCTTTTTGAATTGTTGCTAATTAACTTCGGCCCAATGAAATAGGGAATTTCTACAACGATGATGCCACTGCGTCAACGCTTGATTCGGAAGGATGGTTAAGGGCCGGAGATCTTTGTTACATTGATGATGATGGATTCATCTTTGTAGTTGATAGGTTGAAGGAGCTGATTAATTACAAGGCATTTCAGGTTAGTCGTTCATATATAATATGCACCATGCATGGCACGCATAGTTaaactaatattgtttttACTTATATTCATCGTCAAAAACAACGTGTTGAATCAGTACTGTAGAATAATCTAACTGGCAATCTCAATTTGCAAAACATGTGTATAGGTGCCCCCAGGCCCCAGCGGAATTGGAGGCTTTGCTCATCACTCATCCCCAAATTGCTGATGCTGCTGTTATACCGTAAGCTTTTCTATATCCAACTTGAATATGATATATTCAATACATTTCGATCAAATTCAGTACTCATTTCTTCATCCAGATCGATCAGCTGATTATATGGCTGTGTTGATATATCTTCGATCAGATTTCCTGATGAAAAGGTCGGGCAGTTTCCGATGGCATACGTGGTAAGAAAAGCCGGAAGCAATTTATCAGAGACGGCTGTCATGGACTTCATAGCTAAACAGGTTGGTATTTGTTTACAGAATATTACAGAACTGCCAAGTGCTTGTCTGCTGCAAACTTCCTAAAACAGAGCAGGCCGGACAACATTTTTAGTTGCAATAAATTGATTCATGTTTTAAACTAATGATTCCAGTATGTACGCAATCTTTCTTACCCTGTCTGTTACTAATTGGCGCTATATCAATGATATTATGCAGGTGGCTCCGTACAAGAGAATTAGGAAGGTGGCGTTTATAGGTTCTGTACCGAAAAATCCATCTGGCAAGATTCTACGAAAGGATCTCATTCAGCTTGcaacttcttctccttccaaACTATAAAGAAGTCGACGAAACACCATCTGGGATCGATAGCTAAGCTTGCTAGAGTCATTTTTTTTACAGGCAATTCAGTTTTATATAAGGGCATTCCACTAGTTTAGGTCATCATTTTGAAACACAACCAAGTAACCCACCTGCAGGGCTGCAGGCATTGCATGCGCTCTTCTTATACTCTATATCATTTTACTGTATATGATAGCTATGGCCTatgttatatatgtttgtCTGGTGGAATTTGATATGAATCTTTAAATTTATTACAAGTCATTCCAATTCTCGGAACCTAAATCTCATACTGTAATCCCTGCTCATGAATCATCACTCAGAGTTGGACTGGGAATGCTGTTACTGTATATTGATCTATATTAAGACGAGGTGTATCATCACTATCATGTATGTGATTGTGTAATGCATGGAAGGCCCAACTAATTACTCGACCCTTGACAAACCTTAGACCAAGTGGCGCACTGAAAGTTTGAACAGAAGCCCAACTTTGATTTAGTCACTTAACAACTTGACAAATGACAATTAGTCATCATCTATCACGACTTTTTTTCATTATCGATCGTCTACAAAAATTTGCAAACTGCCGTCCAATTAATATATTAGCCGGGTCTACATGGGATTTTTGATAAATGCTCTTGCATTGTCGACTATTATAGAATTGCAATTGAGTTTTTATATGGAGTGTTATTTACAAAATATCTAAGTCTTTATACGCACATTTTTTTATGTATAGACGTTGTCGTGAACGTATTGTAATCCACGTTGATCGTAATTTATAACACTAGTATACGCACTACTAGACTACTATATGAAACTAGCTAGCTTGTTAATACAACATGAAaaagattttttattttgagaaaATACATCACGAAATCAATTTGCATTTAAGTAGGAATAATTCATGCATGATTAGAAATGATTAATACTAATATATTAGCTTCCACAatgaaatatattttaatcttGATAAGGTGCATTAACCATTTTTCATGGCACAAATATATAACATGATCGATCTAGCTACTAGAAGGCGCATATATGGACGCGTTTGTTTGACCATTATCTTTCCCATTGAAAATCTAGAGTTCTCGGACAGTGACTTCAGTTGAATGCGTGTATCGTATGCATTATTTTACAGATTAATAAAGGAAAAATTGCCTGTGATTTCATTGGCACTTTCTAATCCCAGAACCGCGGAATGACGACGTATAACTTTTTCAAACTTTCTGGAAGTATAGATAGAGCTCTCGGACTCTCTATGTGGCAAAGAGCGCTaagttcttttatttatttattttagcaatcaaataaaaggaaattagCATTCTTGGTGTGAATAAGagcatataatatatatagtatgaAATGCATGATGATCATTCCATTAGATGATCTGATGATGAACTTGCAGATTCAGGGGATCCGGGAACGAAAAGAGATCGATCCACCAAATATGAGCCTTTTGTCTGTTTTGAGTTTCCTGTCAAGCTACTATTTTTTTTGGCAATGCTTATTAAACGCTTTGAGAATGTTCCAAGTTaacataaaattaataaatcgGTCGAGTTTAATTGACTAAACGggtaattattatgtgtactCAGAATATTATATGACACTGTCATATTGTGTATTCAGCCAATTATATTATTACAAGGTGTGGTAAAC from Argentina anserina chromosome 2, drPotAnse1.1, whole genome shotgun sequence carries:
- the LOC126784329 gene encoding LOW QUALITY PROTEIN: 4-coumarate--CoA ligase-like 5 (The sequence of the model RefSeq protein was modified relative to this genomic sequence to represent the inferred CDS: inserted 1 base in 1 codon) codes for the protein MNGKNLPQEKEKMKQFVKHSNWKVTPEYFHTTNKSSKKVLTLSAMMSRPPTGGRFRETVDQNDTAALLYSSGTTGASKGVMSSHRNLIATVRTVLGRIDAQVQDELQTFLCTVPMFHIYGLITFATGILASWSTIVILSRFDMHDMLSAIGRYRVTYLPLVPQILVALVNGADEIKSKYDLSSLHSAISGGAPLSKEVIDGFLKKFPKVSILQGYGLTESTGIGASTDTVEESLKYGTAGKLAPSMEAKIVDPDSGKALAPNETGELWLRGPXIMKGNFYNDDATASTLDSEGWLRAGDLCYIDDDGFIFVVDRLKELINYKAFQAPAELEALLITHPQIADAAVIPFPDEKVGQFPMAYVVRKAGSNLSETAVMDFIAKQVAPYKRIRKVAFIGSVPKNPSGKILRKDLIQLATSSPSKL